In Pristis pectinata isolate sPriPec2 chromosome 23, sPriPec2.1.pri, whole genome shotgun sequence, the genomic stretch TTGGTTGGTCACCTGATGACACGAGTAAGTTTGTGGTCACTGTGTCTTGAGTCATTTTAATATATTGATTGCTGGGCATTAATTTTGCATCTTATTTTACTGGGCTATAACATTTCCTATGAATCTAATGACCAGCAGGTCCAAATTCATTTTCAAGATTGATAAATGCACTGTGAGGGAGCAAATTCTGGCATTAGGTTACATAAAGCGGGTGTTTTGTAATAAATCTACAGATATGGTAGATTACAATTTCTATCTTAAATTTGCTATGCTGATTGTCTCCTTTCCTCCTTTACAGGAAAGAATCGCAGGTTGAAGCAAGCAAAGGAGGAGGCCCAGGCTGAGATTGAGCAGTACCGCCTGCAGCGGGATAAGGAATTCAAGAATAAGGAAGATGCTGTATGTGGTAAAATTGCACTGTATGCTTCATTGCAAGCTATAAGGCTGTAGGTTTCGCATCCTGAACATGTACCCAGAGAGCTGAGTTCCTTGTGGTTGTGGGCTTTAAGGAACCCTGTTAAATGTGCTAGAATTTTGTGAAATCAGGAGCCTTAAGTGCTGCTGATCTCTCTGGAGTAGTAGATCATTGCTTCAGTTAATGAAGTTTTTAATAGTGACCTTTTATGGAAGCTCTGAGTTAATTTAGGTTGCCTTAAAAGTGATTATGTGCTGACTTTGTGTAAATGCGATTGATCAGGGACTAATCTTGATTTGTACGCCACACCATTTGTGTGGTCCTGAggttagtgattttttttcatacaaATAAGCAAATGGGATACTTATGCAAATTACTTGCAGAATTACACTTGGATATATGTGATCTACAGCTAAAATTAAATGTTTAGTTGTAAACACCTTTCTCAAGATGGGAGAAATTGGGGAAAATACAAAATCAGCCTTTCTGAAGGTTTGCCTTCTGTGACATGGGCCAAGGTCTGTGGTTACTGGGGGAGTGTTTGACGGGATTTTCTTAATCTACATCCAGTAATTTCTAGAGGTGTCTTGTGCACTTCACTGTAAAATGACAGGGTTGGAGCTGTTAGCGATCTTCCCTGAAGTTTGATTAGCTTTTGGGAAACCATTTTACTTTCTGTTCATGCTTATTCACAAACATGAAGAATGATTACTTGAGTGAGTCGGAGTGAAGCTATTGGTACCATGTCATGTTAACCCTTTatgggtgatgtcaggggtagtgGAACAAACCTGTACCATTGGCACTGTTTCCAGTAATGCCTGATCTGTATTCGAGTCAGTGAGAAGAACAACTATGGTGCTGACTTTGTGGCAGAAGGATGGAACTGGGAATGCTGGAATTAGGTGAAGGATTCCATTGGGAACTACAATCACAGAATGGAAGGAGGCAACTTGACCTCTTGCCTACATACCTGCTCTATATAAGAGCAATCTAACTTGTCCCATTCTCTCAGCTTATAAGACTCTTTCAGATATTGTTCAGCACCCTTCTGAACGATGCTGTTAACctgctctccctgtaactcttggcagtgcattcctgacgCTAACCACAAACTCTACAAAACATAAAGCTTCCTCATGTCAcccttggttcttttgccaattgcctCGATTCTGTCCCGAGCACTGCCAATGGGTGCAGTTTCTCTCTACCCTGACCATTCAGATCACCTGTTCAAAACAAAAGCAATGCCAGGTGCTCCAATCTATCCACATAAAGACCCAGAATTTTAAtaaatcacttctgcactctctccaaagtgtTTAGACTTTTCCTAAAGTGTAACACCAGAACTCTAGTTGTGCTAGAATGAATGCTTTATCGAGGTTCATTCTGACTTCATTACCCTTtgtaaagcccaggatcccaaaGGCTTTGCTGTTAGTTGCTTTCTCAAcatgctgctttcaacaagctATGAACAACTATCCCCAGATACCtcttgtaccccttttagaattgtacctTCTAGTTTGTACTGAACCTTgagtaacacttcacatttctccacgttaaatttcatctgcacaTTCCGCCAGCTTGTCTGAGTCTTTGAAATCTGTTACTGTTCTCCCGCATCTTCAAGTGTTGTCATCTGTGAATCTGGAAGTTGAACTCTACACCTCAGCCCAAGCTGGAGAGTTGGTGGTCCTAATgctgacccctggggaactccTCTGTGAACTTTCTCTTTCCGCTGCTACATGGGCTTCAATCTTGATGATACGGCACATGATTTATCATTCTATCAGAGACTTTATTTGAAGTCCACGTGGATCACATCTGTTGTATCTCCTTCGCTGACCCATTCTGTTGCTTCAACTAAAAACTTAACAAGCTCATTGGACGCAGtttgcctttaataaatccatACTGATTTTCTCTGATCAATCCACACTTTTCCAAGTGATTGTTAATTTGGTTCCTGCTTATTGTTTTTAGAAGTTTACCCACCATTGAGGTTAAACTGGTTGTAACTGGATTGatccatttttttaaacaaggataTTTGCAATTTCTCAGTCCTTGAATTTGTAGGTGTTCAGAAGATCATATCCAGGGCCTCCTTTGCACCCCTCGACAACTGAGGGTGCACCCCATCCATGATGTGTCTGTTTTAGGTGCAGCTAGCATTCCTAGTTCCCCCTCTTGTCACATTTAGTATGTCCAATACCTCACCAATATCTTCCTTTGAGGCCATAGCAGCATCCTTGGTTCAGCGGCTTGCGTATAATCATGGGCTTTTTCTCTTTAAATGTATCTGACACTGTTCATAGATTGGACACCCTGTTCTCTTAATCAGGGATTATGTGTTTAGGTgataatgggggagggggagaggcggTGACATGAATGTAGAGAACAAGAAGCTGATTAGGGTCGGAGGACTGGATTTGAGAACAGTGGAAAGTATGAAGAGGAAGTGTAAATTAGAATGGGTGGAATTCGATATGACATGGATTCTGAAGAAAAAGGGAAGCTGCCTGGACTGGGAGGGGGGCAAAGACGAGGGAAAATAAATGTTTAGTTTATTCTTTTGAGGCCTTCATCTTTGAAATCAATAGCTCAAGCCTGAAGACTGAGTCACGTTTGCAACAAACTTCAGTGTCAGATGACAGTATTGATCCTTATGTGGTCAAATGGACATGATCTTGCCATAAGTTTATATCTGCAGCCTCCCACTGCTCTCATTTCTATGGGGAGCAAGATTTCTGTCAGGCATGTCAAATGACAAAAATGGCTATTAACTTCACTGATTTTTGGCAGGAAAGCATGATCCATTAACttggattctgaaataaaacaggaatttgACAGATCCACAGTGACAACTGAGCTCTGTAGCAAGAAATGCATGAATTGGAACTTAGTGCTATGTGGAACCTCAACAGCAAGCCTGTTGCTGAATTCTCATTGGTTTTAGATGGAACTGTTTGCAGGGAACTAAATATGATCCAGTGTGAGTTTGAGATTCTTTGGTTTGTGTTTTTGGCTGTCTTGATGCATGCAAGGAATTTGGACCAACACGGGGTTACTGGTTTAATATTTAATGAACAGTATTGCtacatgaatttttaaaactCTGAACAAAGGCTTCAGTGTTTTGTGCAAAGACGCTGTAGAATTGATGACACAGTTGACAGTTTCACATTCCTTTTCAGGCCCTTGGTTCACATGGTGATTCAGCAACTGAAGTTGACAAAGACACTcaagagaaaattaaaataattgggaCAAACTATGAGCAGCACAAGGAAATGGTCTTGAATCACCTCCTTAACTTGATCTGTGACATAAAACCAGAAATTCATGTCAACTTTCGCATT encodes the following:
- the LOC127582088 gene encoding V-type proton ATPase subunit G 1-like, whose amino-acid sequence is MASQSQGIQQLLQAEKRAAERVSEARKRKNRRLKQAKEEAQAEIEQYRLQRDKEFKNKEDAALGSHGDSATEVDKDTQEKIKIIGTNYEQHKEMVLNHLLNLICDIKPEIHVNFRING